The DNA sequence CCGTTGAACAAAATAGTTCTGCGGCTTTTTTTATGGATTTATCAAATAAAATCAGCTTACCACACTGCCATTTTTAACTTTGTTTTCTGTGTTTAGCAATATTACATCTTTCCCGTTTACGGCTCCTAAAATCAAACATTCACTCATAAATTTAGCTATTTGCTTTTTAGGAAAGTTTACCACAGCAACAATTTGCTTGTTTAGTAAATCTTCTTTTTTATAAAGTGTTGTAATTTGTGCGGAAGTTTTTTTAATTCCCAATTCGCCAAAATCAATAGTAAGTTGATAAGCTGGTTTTCTGGCTTCTGGAAAATTATTTATTCCAATAATAGTCCCAACCCGCAAATCAACTTTATTAAAATCATCAAAAGTTATTATGTTATTCATTTTTTAAAAATACAAATTATAACGAAATTTGAATAAATATTATATTATGGCAAACACATCTTCAAATATGCTTCCTTTAGAAACAAAAGCACCTGATTTTACTCTTTTAGACACTGTTTCTAATTCTGTTATAAACCTTAACAGTTTTAAAGGAGTTCAAGGCACTGTTATTATGTTTATTTGCAACCACTGCCCTTTTGTAATTCATGTTAATAGTCAATTGGTGCGTATAGCAAACATGTATACTAAGGCTGGTATTGCTTTTATTGCTATTTCTAGTAATGATGCCAATAACTACCCACAGGATGGTCCTAAAAACATGAAAATACATGCTAAAAACGAAGGCTATCCATTTCCATATTTATATGATGAAACACAAAACATAGCCAAAGCTTATGATGCTGCTTGCACACCAGATTTATATGTTTTTGACAAGGATTTGAAACTAAAATACCGCGGACAATTAGATGATTCCAGACCTGGCAATGGACTTCCTGTAACTGGAAACGATTTAAAACATGCTTTAGATTGTTTAATTGAAAATAAAGAAAATACACAGATTCAAAAACCAAGT is a window from the Pseudalgibacter alginicilyticus genome containing:
- a CDS encoding tRNA-binding protein, with amino-acid sequence MNNIITFDDFNKVDLRVGTIIGINNFPEARKPAYQLTIDFGELGIKKTSAQITTLYKKEDLLNKQIVAVVNFPKKQIAKFMSECLILGAVNGKDVILLNTENKVKNGSVVS
- a CDS encoding thioredoxin family protein, which encodes MANTSSNMLPLETKAPDFTLLDTVSNSVINLNSFKGVQGTVIMFICNHCPFVIHVNSQLVRIANMYTKAGIAFIAISSNDANNYPQDGPKNMKIHAKNEGYPFPYLYDETQNIAKAYDAACTPDLYVFDKDLKLKYRGQLDDSRPGNGLPVTGNDLKHALDCLIENKENTQIQKPSIGCNIKWK